From the bacterium genome, the window GAGCAGGTTGACTACTTCACCACGCTGGCCCACAACGTCGTCGCGAAGATGATCAACCGCGAACTGATCGGACCCATGAGGCGGACCTTCTCGGGAGCCCACGGAGGCGGGCTGAGCATCGAGTTCAAGGGCCACGATATTCCCTCACAGGAGACGTGGATAGCGCCCGAGAGCGATGACATGCTGACACGTGTCTTGCCGTGCTGCGACCTGAGTATCAAGATCGAGCATGACTGGGTGGAAGCAGTACATTGCCCCGAGTGCGGCTTTCCTCATAGGCCAGAATAGCAGTCTGCGAGCGCCGACGAGTGCACCTGATCCTCGACTCGGCAGCGCCTACAACCCCTCCTGCAACTCCTTCAGCAACAGGAGCGCCTCCACCGGCGTCAGCGTGTCCACGTCCACGTGCTTGAGCTTCTCGACTACCGGGTGCGGGGCGGACTCGAAGAGGTGAAGCTGCATGGGCGGGGCCACCTGCTGCGTGGCCTGCTTGCTCGGGGCCACCGCCAGGTCCTCCTGCTCGATGGTGCGCAGGACCTCCTTGGCGCGCGCGATTACCTCCTGCGGCAGGCCCGCCAGGCGCGCAACCTGGATGCCGTAGCTGCGGTCCGTGCCGCCCTCGGCGATCTTGCGCAGGAACGTGATGTGGTCGCCCTCCTCCTTCACCAACACCCGCAGGTTGCGCACCCGCGGCAGGATCTCCACCAGCTCGTTGAGGTGGTGGTAGTGCGTGGCGAAGAGCGTCTTGGCGCCGACGTGGCGGATGATGTACTCCGCCACCGCCCAGGCGATGGAGAGGCCGTCGAAGGTCGAGGTGCCGCGGCCGATCTCGTCCAGGATGATGAGGCTGCGGTCGGTGGCGTTGTGCAGGATGTTCGCGGTCTCGGTCATCTCCACCATGAAGGTGGACTGGCCGGTGGCGAGGTCGTCGCTGGCGCCCACGCGGGTGAAGATGCGGTCCACGAGGCCGACGCGCGCGGACTTGGCCGGCACGAAGCTGCCCATCTGCGCCATGAGTGTGATGAGCGCCACCTGGCGCAGATACGTGGACTTGCCGGCCATGTTCGGGCCGGTGAGGATGAGCAGTTGGCTGGCGTGGCAGTCGAGGTGGGCGTCGTTGGGGACGAAGGCCTCGTGGGAGGGGTCACCGACCCCGAAGCGGCGCCGGTCGGGGTCGGTGACCCCTCCCACGACGGCCGGGGCCGACTGCTCCACCACCGGGTGGCGGCCGGCCACGATGTGCAACTCATCCCCCTCGACGATCTCCGGCTGGTTGTAGCCGTACTCGACCGCCGCCTGCGCCAGCGAGCACAGCACGTCCACCTGCGCCAGGGCCCGGGCGGTCGCCAGGAGGGCCTCGGCATGGGTCGCGGCCTCGGTGCGGACCTGGACGAACAGCTCGTACTCCAGGTCGCGGCTGCGCTCATCGGCGCCCAGGACCTTGTTCTCCCATTCCTTCAGTTCCGGTGTGATGTATCGCTCCGCATTGGCCAGGGTCTGCTTGCGGTTGTAGTCGTCGGGGACGAACTGCACAAAGCTCTTGGTGACTTCGAGGTAGTAACCGAAGACCTGGTTGAAGCCGATCTTGAGGTTCTTGATGCCGGTGCGGGCGCGCTCGCGGTCCTGGAGTTCGGCGATCCACTCGCGGCCGTGGGCGGCGGCGTGGCGGAGTTCGTCCAGGTCCGCCGAGAAGCCCTCGCGGATGAGCCCGCCCTCGGTGATCGTGACGGGCGGATCGTCCGCCAGGGCGCGGGCGAGGAGGTCCGAGAGACCGTCGAGGGCGCCTGTGGGAGCGCTCACCGACTGCGCTACCTCCGCTGTGGGAGCGGTCACCGACCGCGACCCGGATGTCTCCCCGGTCGGGGTCGGTGACCCCTCCCACATCCCTCCGGTCGGGGGCTCCGTCAGTCCCCTCAGTAGCTCCCGCAGCAGTTCCGCCTGCGCACCGGCCAGCTCCTGCCGCAACTCCGGCAGGCGCTGGAGCGACAGGCCCAGGGCGCGCAGGTCGCGGGCATTGGCCGTGCCGGCGGTGACGCGGCTGGTGAGGCGCTCCAGGTCGTAGATGCTCCGCAGATGCTCGCGGAGGGCATCGGCCAGCACGCCGTCGGCCACGAGGTTGCCCACGGCCGCCAGGCGGCGCTCAATGCGCTGCCGGTCCAGCAGCGGCTGCACCACCCAGTCCTTGAGCAGCCGCGCGCCCATCGGGGTCTTCGTCTTGTCCAGCAAGTGCACCAGCGTCGCCTGCTTGCCCCCGCGCAGGCTCTCGGTCAGCTCCAGGTTGCGCCGCGTGGTGGCGTCAATGAGCATGAACTGGCTGGTGGAGTACACCGACAGGCCGGTGAGCTGCGGCAGGGCCTGCAGGTGGGTGGCCAGCAGGTAGCGCAGGGCCTGGGCGGCGGCGGCGATGCCCGCCGGGCGCCCCTCGAGGCCGTAGCCCAGCAGGCTGTCCACGCCGAAGTGTCGGCAGAGCTGCTCGGCGTCGGACAGCAGTTGCGGCTCCTCGTCGGGGAGGGTGGTGATGGCCACACCCTCCAGCGCCCCCAGGGGCGCGGACAGAGGGTCGTCACCCGCCAGGATGATCTCAGCCGGGGCCAGACGGCGGATCTCGTCGAGGGCGGGAGCAAAGGGGTTATCGGTGGGCGGGTCAACTGGGAGCGCGGGTGTGCCGTTCCCCCCCTCCCCCGTGGGGAGGGGGCCGGGGGGTGGGACGGCTTGCCGGCTGGAAGCCGGCGCTCCTGCGGCGACCTCCGTCACCAGGAAGTCCCCCGTCGAGACATCCACCGCCGCAATCCCCGCCGCCTCGCCCCGCGTGGCGACTGACACCAGGAAGTTGTGGTCATCGGGCGG encodes:
- the mutS gene encoding DNA mismatch repair protein MutS, with the translated sequence MYRQWAQAKRDFPDVLLLFRMGDFYEMFGEDAEIGARAMGLTLTSRKYSGEKRMPMCGVPHHALDRYLRMLVEQGFRAAICDQMEDPRQAKGLVKRQVTRVVTPGTLTEDELLPPDDHNFLVSVATRGEAAGIAAVDVSTGDFLVTEVAAGAPASSRQAVPPPGPLPTGEGGNGTPALPVDPPTDNPFAPALDEIRRLAPAEIILAGDDPLSAPLGALEGVAITTLPDEEPQLLSDAEQLCRHFGVDSLLGYGLEGRPAGIAAAAQALRYLLATHLQALPQLTGLSVYSTSQFMLIDATTRRNLELTESLRGGKQATLVHLLDKTKTPMGARLLKDWVVQPLLDRQRIERRLAAVGNLVADGVLADALREHLRSIYDLERLTSRVTAGTANARDLRALGLSLQRLPELRQELAGAQAELLRELLRGLTEPPTGGMWEGSPTPTGETSGSRSVTAPTAEVAQSVSAPTGALDGLSDLLARALADDPPVTITEGGLIREGFSADLDELRHAAAHGREWIAELQDRERARTGIKNLKIGFNQVFGYYLEVTKSFVQFVPDDYNRKQTLANAERYITPELKEWENKVLGADERSRDLEYELFVQVRTEAATHAEALLATARALAQVDVLCSLAQAAVEYGYNQPEIVEGDELHIVAGRHPVVEQSAPAVVGGVTDPDRRRFGVGDPSHEAFVPNDAHLDCHASQLLILTGPNMAGKSTYLRQVALITLMAQMGSFVPAKSARVGLVDRIFTRVGASDDLATGQSTFMVEMTETANILHNATDRSLIILDEIGRGTSTFDGLSIAWAVAEYIIRHVGAKTLFATHYHHLNELVEILPRVRNLRVLVKEEGDHITFLRKIAEGGTDRSYGIQVARLAGLPQEVIARAKEVLRTIEQEDLAVAPSKQATQQVAPPMQLHLFESAPHPVVEKLKHVDVDTLTPVEALLLLKELQEGL